The Anopheles gambiae chromosome 2, idAnoGambNW_F1_1, whole genome shotgun sequence genomic sequence TGCACCGTACGCCACGTCGTACAATGCGCACACGGTAAACCACAACATTGCTGCCCCGTACGTTGCGGCCACCCCTGTCGCCGCTCCGGTCGCTGTGGCCAAGTATGTCGCCGCGCCTGCCCCAGTGGCGGCCGTTGCACCAGCAGTGGCCAAGTACGTTGCTGCCCCGGCTGCCGCCTACACCGCTTACAGTGCGGCTCCGGCTGCCTACACCGCCTACAGTGCGGCTGGTGCTCCGGTGCTGCCGGCTGCCGCCTACACGGCCTACAGTGCCGCCACCTATCCGTACCTCTTCTAAAAGGTGCCTGTGATGTATTTCTGTTGATCTTGGCGATTCAAGAACGCTTGCCTTTCTGCTGTCCTGCAGTAGTACAGTTCTTACCGCAGGGGAGTTCCATCTCCCAGCTTAGCGATAACTTTCAATCAGTGTAATGCAAAATATACGAATAATTGTGTAACATAAATCCTTATCTTACTGCAAAGTTTTTCCCGTGCTTATTATTACCCAGTTAAGCAGAATAGCAAACCGATCCGTTTTTGGCTGGAAACCATTACAGGTCCGAATAATGGCACCTTCGGGGAAAAAAGTATTAGTGGAAGCGATTCCAAAATATGTTTGACGGCAGCACCTACTGTCATTCGCCTGTTCGTTTGCTAGCTGATTGGAGGGTGGACGGGTGGTCGGGACGTTGTGCGTATAAGCATGTCAGAGTGTAATTTGACGCGTTTGGCACGTAGGAGGCGACCCGGCACCGGCAATCGATAGCAACCGACGTCGGTGCCCTATTACTTGGAATGTTTAAAAGTAGCGCCAAGCGAAGATGTCGGTCAAAAAGGCAAAGTATCATTATTCGCCAGTTCGTGGAATGGATCTGTGCTGGCACGCTCCTTGGGGCATGATTTGTTATGCGTAAGCAAAGCATGGTCATATCTGCCGTATTGGCGACACGCTTCGTCGGCCTCTTCGTCTCCTCGTcttgtgtccttttttgtcATTAAACGATCACGTGTTGCAAGTTAATGACATTTTTTCTCGGTAGCGAGAAGAATTTGATTAAAAGTGCACGTttttcgcgttttttttttctctcattgGCGTTGGTACGTCACGTGCTGCAAGCGCATGACTGTAATTATAAGGGTTTCTGGTCGGTTTTTCTTGAAGGTGTGAGAATGCTTAGCGCTCAGTTGCAGTGCGAAAGGGTATTTGTGATGGTTTTCTGTGAAAACGGAGACGTACTCACGCTTATTATTAATGCTGGATACATTTTTTCAACCGttggatttttattttcaaatcatCTTCCCAGTACGGTACGAAACGGGGAAGTGATGAGTCGCgtagggtttttgttttttgtttcgcctgTTCGTAGCACTCGACGGTGTAAAGATAATTTATCATAATGAACACCAGCTCGAGCAGAGGGCTACATCATGCTTCCGTGCATTCAAAAAGCCCTCCCGGGTAAGATCGTTCCATCCTTCAGTTCTGCACGGTCAGGCTGTGATGAGGCTAGCGGAGGGCCATAAAAAATGTACGCTGATGGTAGTCGCCTAAACCTGCAAGATCGTTGCTGCTCATGCAATtgtttgtataattttaaatatctttctttcattcttggctgtgcttgtgtgtgtcttttttcagGCCCTTACCTCAAGTCCACAAGCAGTAGGGACATGACGTTACGTTAGCGGCATCCACCGGTTGGGCAGACGAAGAAACCGCTGACAACTGCGCGCGGTGGTGCCCGGTGATATTAtttggtgtgcttttttgttggggTGAATCGCGAGCTTATCGTCGTCCCGTGTGTGCAGCGGGTCAGAGAGGCAGAAACTGGGAGAGAGGTGTAGTACATTGCGCGAATGACATTTAGCATTGTGAATGCCAAAAGAAACATGCCGAAACATTCTTCCGGTTCGCAAGACGACAAAGCGGCTGTGTGTTAGGGAGCTAAATCCAGGAGGCACCATAATAGAGGAGTCACCGTGCGCGGCAGTTCCCTAAATGGAGAAAGAAAAGCTCActcaaccaaacacacacagaggcatAGGCAAACAGTCACACATCAGCCAACCGAAGAAGGCATTCCGGGTTTTGGTCGGGATCTCTTGAGTGACGCTATTGTTGAAAGTGTGTGGTACAACTTCCGCAAACCGTGGTTAACTTTCGACCTTTGCTGCCGACCACGATCGTGTTAGGAGGGCGAGGTGATGGGTGGAGGGTTTGCGATGAAGAGTACATTGTCTTTCTTCAAAGGGAAGAGATTGGTTGGATAGGGTCGGAGCAAGATCGGGTAAAATGATTGCGGTGTCATGTATGTATGTCCGCACTTCCCTCTCAGGCCCTTTTCTTTCCAGCCGACGACAAGGGGCACGCTTCTCCGAGGCATCTGATCACCAAGGTCTCGCTTGTCGGGTGGAATGTCTTGGAGAGCCTGGAGCGTGCGAGGCGGGAAAGGTGCGGGGAGAAAGAAATGCAAAAGTTATGCTGCACTCGGGCAAAGTATACACGGGCGACATTCCGCACCAAAACCAGCTTAACCACACACCACCCGGCTTACCAGAACAACACAATGCACAATCGTAAATACAGCCGCGCTGCATCTCCCGGACAACACCGCacgccgaaaaaaaacaaccgcgGAATGGTCCACATCATCATCtccgcatcatcatcgtgtatgtgtgtggcggCTGCGTGTGTATGCTGACGCTTATCGTCGTCGTGGTTGTCATCGTCGGCATTGTCGTCGCGCCATTCCCGGGGAGCTTGCCAAACTGTCGAAACAATGTAGCGCCGAGAGTAAGCCAGCCAGGGCGGGGGGTGAGGGAAAGGGGTAGTGGAAAAGGATGCGCAAAAGGGAGTCATCCTTTTTCTTCggcttttttaattttcttgcCCACTCAGCGGTGGGCTCGCTGGCAgcgggttttgtgttttgcgcGAGCTCTTCCGTTCACGTTGTGTTTGTCG encodes the following:
- the LOC1281850 gene encoding cuticle protein 16.5; amino-acid sequence: MYSKVVIAFALCVLSTVSAGVVPVAAPLAAAGVIAPYATSYNAHTVNHNIAAPYVAATPVAAPVAVAKYVAAPAPVAAVAPAVAKYVAAPAAAYTAYSAAPAAYTAYSAAGAPVLPAAAYTAYSAATYPYLF